In one window of Thalassophryne amazonica chromosome 9, fThaAma1.1, whole genome shotgun sequence DNA:
- the rhogb gene encoding ras homolog family member Gb: protein MQSIKCVVVGDGAVGKTCLLISYTTGAFPKEYIPTVFDNYSSQVTVDGRIISLNLWDTAGQEEYDRLRTLSYPQTNVFIICFSISSPASYENVKHKWYPEVSHHCPGVSLLLVGTKSDLRNDAETQRKLKEQNQVPVTHQQGVALARQIQAVRYLECSALNQDGIKDVFTEAVRAFLNPQPAVAKRPCVLL from the exons ATGCAGAGCATTAAGTGTGTCGTCGTGGGTGACGGTGCGGTGGGGAAGACCTGCCTCCTCATCTCCTACACCACCGGCGCCTTCCCCAAAGAGTACATCCCCACTGTGTTTGACAACTACAGCAGCCAG GTGACTGTGGACGGGAGGATCATCAGTCTGAACCTGTGGGACACAGCGGGTCAGGAGGAGTACGACCGGCTGCGGACCCTGTCCTACCCACAGACCAACGTCTTCATCATCTGCTTCTCCATCTCTAGCCCTGCCTCCTATGAGAACGTCAAACACAAGTGGTATCCTGAG GTGTCTCACCACTGTCCTGGCGTCTCCTTGCTCCTGGTCGGGACGAAGAGCGACCTCCGCAATGACGCGGAGACTCAGAGGAAACTGAAAGAGCAGAACCAGGTGCCCGTCACCCACCAGCAGGGCGTGGCTCTGGCCCGGCAGATCCAGGCCGTCCGCTACCTGGAGTGCTCTGCCCTCAACCAGGACGGCATCAAAGACGTGTTCACCGAGGCCGTGCGGGCCTTCCTCAACCCGCAGCCCGCCGTCGCCAAGAGGCCGTGTGTGCTGCTGTGA